Proteins encoded in a region of the Trichosurus vulpecula isolate mTriVul1 chromosome 9, mTriVul1.pri, whole genome shotgun sequence genome:
- the LOC118831637 gene encoding ATP synthase F(0) complex subunit C1, mitochondrial, translating to MQTTGTLLISPALIRCCARGLARPISASVLNRSEIHFEQPTSSRTPLQLARREFQTSAISRDIDTAAKFIGAGAATVGVAGSGAGIGTVFGSLIIGYARNPSLKQQLFSYAILGFALSEAMGLFCLMVAFLILFAM from the coding sequence ATGCAGACCACGGGGACTCTCCTCATTTCTCCAGCCCTGATCCGCTGCTGTGCCAGGGGTCTGGCCAGGCCTATATCTGCATCTGTCCTGAATAGGTCAGAGATCCATTTTGAACAGCCCACTTCTAGCAGGACCCCACTCCAGCTGGCCCGTCGGGAGTTCCAGACCAGTGCTATTTCCCGAGACATTGACACAGCTGCCAAGTTCATTGGGGCTGGGGCTGCCACGGTTGGTGTGGCTGGCTCAGGGGCAGGTATCGGGACAGTGTTTGGCAGTTTAATCATCGGCTATGCCAGGAACCCATCCCTCAAGCAGCAGCTCTTCTCCTATGCCATCCTGGGCTTTGCCCTGTCTGAAGCTATGGGGCTCTTCTGTTTGATGGTAGCCTTCCTTATCCTCTTCGCCATGTGA